A region of Pseudomonas putida DNA encodes the following proteins:
- the fliF gene encoding flagellar basal-body MS-ring/collar protein FliF: MAEAVVDNAPAKSGQPAAKPPLFGMAFLENISQMPMLRQVGLMVGLAASVAIGFAVVLWSQQPDYRPLYGSLSGMDTKQVMETLAAADIPYNVEPNSGALLVKADDLSRARLKLAAAGVAPSDGNVGFELLDKEQGLGTSQFMEATRYRRSLEGELARTVSSVNNVKGARVHLAIPKSSVFVRDERKPSASVLVELYPGRALEAGQVMAIVNLVAASVPELDKSQVTVVDQKGNLLSEQLQDTALTMAGKQFDYSRRMESMLTQRVHNILQPVLGNDRYKAEVSADLDFSAVESTSEQFNPDQPALRSEQSVDEQRASSQGPQGVPGALSNQPPGAASAPQTTGAAATPAAAIQPGQPLVDANGQQIMDPASGQPMLAPYPSDKRQQSTKNFELDRSISHTRQQQGRMTRLSVAVVVDDQLKIDPTSGESTRAPWAAEDLARFTRLVQDAVGFDASRGDSVTVINVPFAADRGEEIADIAFYQQPWFWDIVKQVLGVVFILVLVFGVLRPVLNNITGGGKQAASDSDMELGGMIGLDGELANDRVSLGGPTSILLPSPSEGYEAQLNAIKGLVAEDPGRVAQVVKDWINADE; the protein is encoded by the coding sequence ATGGCTGAAGCAGTCGTCGATAACGCCCCCGCTAAGAGCGGCCAGCCAGCGGCCAAGCCGCCGCTGTTCGGCATGGCGTTTCTGGAAAACATCTCGCAGATGCCCATGCTGCGTCAGGTCGGCCTCATGGTCGGGTTGGCGGCAAGCGTGGCGATCGGCTTCGCCGTGGTGCTGTGGTCGCAGCAGCCGGACTACCGGCCGCTGTACGGCAGCCTGTCGGGCATGGACACCAAGCAGGTCATGGAAACCCTGGCCGCCGCAGACATCCCCTACAACGTCGAGCCCAATTCCGGCGCTCTGCTGGTCAAGGCTGACGACCTCTCCCGTGCGCGCCTGAAGCTCGCGGCCGCAGGCGTGGCACCGAGCGATGGCAATGTCGGTTTCGAGCTGCTCGACAAGGAGCAGGGCCTGGGCACCAGCCAGTTCATGGAGGCGACCCGTTACCGCCGCAGCCTGGAGGGCGAACTGGCACGTACGGTGTCCAGCGTAAACAACGTCAAGGGCGCACGGGTGCACCTGGCGATCCCGAAAAGTTCGGTGTTCGTGCGTGACGAACGCAAGCCCAGTGCCTCGGTACTGGTCGAGCTGTACCCTGGCCGCGCATTGGAAGCCGGGCAGGTGATGGCGATCGTCAACCTGGTCGCCGCCAGCGTGCCGGAGTTGGACAAGTCGCAGGTTACCGTGGTCGACCAGAAGGGCAACCTGCTGTCCGAGCAGTTGCAGGACACTGCCCTGACCATGGCGGGCAAGCAGTTCGACTACAGCCGGCGCATGGAAAGCATGCTCACCCAGCGCGTGCATAACATCCTGCAACCGGTGTTGGGTAATGATCGCTACAAGGCTGAAGTGTCCGCCGACCTGGACTTCAGTGCGGTCGAATCGACCTCCGAGCAGTTCAACCCAGACCAGCCGGCGCTGCGCAGCGAGCAGTCGGTCGATGAGCAGCGCGCCAGCAGCCAGGGCCCGCAAGGCGTGCCGGGCGCGTTGAGCAACCAGCCACCCGGTGCTGCGTCCGCGCCGCAAACCACCGGCGCTGCTGCTACCCCGGCCGCCGCCATCCAGCCCGGCCAGCCCCTGGTGGATGCCAACGGCCAACAGATCATGGACCCGGCCAGCGGCCAGCCGATGCTCGCGCCGTACCCGTCAGACAAACGTCAGCAGAGCACCAAGAACTTCGAACTGGACCGTTCCATCAGCCACACCCGTCAGCAACAGGGCCGCATGACCCGCCTGTCGGTGGCGGTGGTGGTCGACGACCAGCTTAAGATCGACCCCACCAGCGGCGAGAGCACGCGGGCCCCATGGGCTGCCGAGGACCTGGCGCGCTTTACCCGCCTGGTGCAGGACGCGGTCGGCTTCGATGCCAGCCGTGGCGACAGCGTGACGGTGATCAACGTGCCGTTTGCCGCCGACCGTGGCGAAGAGATCGCCGACATCGCCTTCTATCAGCAGCCGTGGTTCTGGGACATCGTCAAGCAAGTGTTGGGCGTGGTGTTCATCCTGGTGCTGGTGTTCGGCGTGCTGCGCCCGGTGCTCAACAACATTACCGGGGGTGGCAAGCAGGCTGCCTCGGACAGCGACATGGAGCTGGGCGGCATGATCGGTCTGGATGGCGAACTGGCCAACGACCGCGTCAGTCTGGGTGGCCCGACAAGCATTCTGTTGCCAAGCCCGAGCGAGGGTTACGAGGCGCAGCTCAACGCAATCAAAGGCCTGGTGGCCGAAGACCCGGGCCGCGTGGCCCAGGTTGTGAAAGACTGGATCAACGCCGATGAGTGA
- the fliG gene encoding flagellar motor switch protein FliG gives MSDNRAVTAKLSRVDKAAILLLSLGETDAAQVLRHMGPKEVQRVGVAMAQMGNVHRDQVEQVMSEFVDIVGDQTSLGVGSDGYIRKMLNQALGEDKANGLIDRILLGGNTSGLDSLKWMEPRAVADVIRYEHPQIQAIVVAYLDPDQAGEVLSNFDHKVRLDIILRVSSLNTVQPAALKELNQILEKQFSGNSNAARTTLGGIKRAADIMNFLDSSVEGALMDSIREVDNDLSEQIEDLMFVFNNLADVDDRGIQALLREVSSDVLVVSLKGADERVKDKIFKNMSKRASELLRDDLEAKGPVRVSDVETAQKEILTIARRMAEAGEIVLGGKGAEEMI, from the coding sequence ATGAGTGATAACCGAGCCGTTACCGCCAAGCTGAGCCGCGTCGACAAAGCGGCGATCCTGTTGCTCTCGCTGGGCGAGACCGATGCTGCCCAGGTACTGCGGCACATGGGGCCCAAGGAAGTGCAGCGGGTGGGCGTGGCCATGGCGCAGATGGGCAACGTGCACCGCGACCAGGTCGAGCAGGTGATGAGCGAGTTTGTCGACATCGTCGGCGATCAGACCAGCCTGGGTGTGGGGTCCGACGGTTATATCCGCAAGATGCTCAACCAGGCCCTGGGCGAGGACAAGGCCAACGGCCTGATCGACCGCATCCTGCTGGGTGGCAACACCAGCGGCCTGGACAGCCTCAAGTGGATGGAGCCGCGTGCCGTGGCTGATGTGATCCGCTACGAGCACCCGCAGATCCAGGCCATCGTGGTGGCCTACCTGGACCCTGACCAGGCCGGTGAAGTGCTGAGCAACTTCGACCACAAAGTGCGCCTGGACATCATCCTGCGCGTGTCGTCGCTCAACACCGTGCAGCCGGCGGCGCTCAAAGAGCTGAACCAGATTCTCGAGAAGCAGTTCTCGGGCAACTCCAATGCCGCGCGTACCACCTTGGGTGGCATCAAGCGTGCCGCCGACATCATGAACTTCCTCGACAGCTCCGTGGAAGGTGCGTTGATGGACTCGATCCGCGAAGTTGACAACGACCTGTCGGAGCAGATCGAAGACTTGATGTTCGTCTTCAACAACCTGGCCGATGTCGACGACCGCGGTATCCAGGCGCTGCTGCGCGAAGTGTCTTCGGACGTGCTGGTGGTGTCGCTCAAGGGCGCCGACGAGCGGGTCAAGGACAAGATCTTCAAGAACATGTCCAAGCGTGCCTCCGAGCTGCTGCGCGACGACTTGGAAGCCAAGGGGCCGGTGCGGGTCAGCGACGTGGAAACGGCGCAGAAAGAAATCCTCACCATCGCCCGACGCATGGCCGAGGCCGGCGAGATCGTGCTCGGTGGCAAGGGCGCCGAGGAAATGATTTAA